The nucleotide window TACGATGGCTGAGTCACTGAATCAGGAACTCGAACAGGGACCTAGTTACCAATTAGGCCCAATTCGTTTGAATATTCCACGTCTTTCCTCTGATCTTATCAACTTTTAGAAACAATTAATTGGGCCCAAATGCAAATCCGGGGCCTTTTTTAAGTGTAGTTTATGCGTAGAGTCTAGTTCAGTAAAAATATTGCGTTATTTTTAATCCTAATTCAATATCACATCTCAAtataataattttacttttatatctaaaaattagatgtttaatttctaaattatctctttaaaaatttagacaataaataaaatttatttattcactCAAATGTGTTCTAACAAAACGTTTATCAATGAGTAAATAAGTAGTCTCAATATATTAGAGACCAATTACAATCTAATCCCTTATTTTAAGtagttaaaattatataaatacaatataataataaagacCAATGTAAAATTGAATTGTTGGAGATAAGTCTACAAAGTTTATTTCGATTCAACTTTTTTTATACAAGAGATTTGATTTGTAAGATTTGATCCAATCCTCAAGATGTGTTTTTCTAAATGGATTGATCTTTATTGATGGGTTTGAATAAATCCACGAAGTTAAGATTAATTATAATTCAagtattttatttcaaaaataagaataaaaatgtgcataagttataataaatatttttgttttatattttatttaatttgtatAATTAGATGAAAActgaatttttatatatataattaaattaaattttatgtgaataattgtattaaaataaaattattattattttatttgtaggTGCAAAAGCTAGACTATTACCCAAAAATAAAACACATAATCGCAATTTAGAGGTTTGTAATTAATCACTTTGTAAACAAGTAAGCACTCCATATAGTGGTACTTGCAAAAACCGAACTCTTAACAGTCCATCATATGCCAGTTTCGACATCATATCTACGACTTCATTACACTCACGATAGCAATGTTTAACAGTCACCTCCCACGACTTGGTTAACCATTTTCGAATCTGCCTGAGCAAACCCATACTCTTTTTGCCCAGCATATTGGCCACCCATAGATTATCACTCTCTCAAATCAGCTGTCTAATATTCAACGCCCAGGATCTTTGGATACCTTCAAAAACACCCCACAATTCCGCTTCCATCGCCGAGCATATGCCAATACGTTTGAAGAACACCTCCAGCAGCCGCCATACTGTCCGATCGCCTCAAAGCCCGTCAACTGGAGGAGGGGACCCGCAGACCCACGTTGGAATTCTGCTGTTATTTCCAACAGCAGACACGATTCTATTCATTGCTGGAAGGAGATGAGAACATTGCTGGTGGCTCAAGTTCAATATCACTTCCTTATTCGTACGACCAGGATCGAAGATACGCCTACACCGGTCCTTCCAAAGTCCCCAACATATAAACCCGAATAATAGATCCCGATCCGAAATGGTCGAAAACCGCTGTGAGCTGTCAATAATACTCAAAATCCATTCGCTAATATCAGCTTGAACTATCGACCATCATAAGCCTAAAGCAATTtaaccaaaagaaaataaattgaagTCATTGTGGTAGAGTCCATATTAGCTTAATAATTGACACTAAAATTTTTTTCATTGTATAGCATATCGTTGATAATAAATATTCTTTTTGAATACTAAACAATTAAAAGTGTAATTTAGAATGAacgaaaatataataaaaattcaattttgaaagaaattgtaaaaatgaaaaaaatcctAAAACTATTCTTGTTGTAATAAAATAAGCTTTCATCAAAATCGCAACTTAATTGAAAGCTTTGAATATTAATGGAACATAAAAGCATATGATGATGTTAGTGCCGGTTACAACTACTAGATGCAACGGTAATTGTAATTTAAGGAACGACTGAAAGACTattataacttattttatttggttggcatgttttaattaaaattatttaaatttttaattgatgaTTTATGAGAAATTTAGCATCCTATTAGTGAAGACTCATCATGCTAGAATCAAATCAAGTGCGATTTAAGTTCCTATAAATAAGAGTTTTAATTTTCCAAGTATTTTATGAGGAGAATATCTTTgctgttatatatatatttttttgaaagtatGTCATACTCATTATTAAAGACTTATTTGGAGGTTATTTTCGAGGAACCGGAGATTTACaatgaatttattttaacattaagtTATAGGACAACTTGTCTAGGTTTTATGTACTTAGAAGAGAGCACTTATATTTGGCCATTATTGAATTGTTTTTAGTGTATATTTGTGTAAGTAAATTAGATAATTCATCGATTTACAACTAAGTTTTTAGGGAGAAAGATTTAATGGAAGAGTGATTTAGATTAAAGTATAGGAGTGAGATTATAATTTGGTGGGTGAGTTGAACTTAAATCACAGCTtgtacttttttattttatagtgGATTACTCTCTAGATAAAATCTTACAAATGTAAGAAGATTTCAAATTGTCCAAACAACTTTTGGTgtcctctttttttcttttatctagTAGTAACTTCGCCCAATTGTAACCGAACCAATATATGACAAGCAAAACCAATGAACTTTTAATTGGTATGAAAGCAAGCCATTTGACACACTAAGTGGAGATCCTGTCGTTGATTTGCATTTGAGATAGAAGGTTTATGGTTTCTTACCTTTTATGTTGGATGATACAAATTATATCTACTGAAAAGTTAGGACGAATGTTTTTAAAAATCTATGAATGAAAAAGCTTCACGCTTAAATCTAACTAACTAGGAACCTCTAAGATGTGTCTAGTGTAAGCAAACTCCAAACTTACTTAGATccataaggaaaaaaaaaatcgaTGAATGCAAATTCCAAGGATTTTAATGCAATCTTCTATTGTATTGACTCTAAAAAATTCAGGTAAATCTCTAAATGCACTACTATGGAAGAAACTTAGACTATTCTTAAAATTACAAACAACCGATTGCACTAGCTTGAAGATTATTAGATAAGCTTGTTTACAATggataaaacattaaaattaaattaatgtaTACAATGGTCAAACATTAAGTCCtcgatttaaattttaattttgtacaattttaatttaatgtgattaatgataattttatttttcattaatttatcATTATCTTTAGACTTCTTGTTATAGTTATATTTGAATTTAAACACATTTCACCATTTTTTAAATTTCACCTTATAATACCTAATTTCACCAATACAATCTTTTTAACTTATCATTATCTTTAGACTCATCATTATGTTTGAATCCGAACACATATTTTATCGTTAATTTTATCGTTACAATAACTAATCCGTCACTAGCATTAGTTTTAAGATTATTTAGATGTCAAAAGAGCTTTAGTGCATatgatttaaatatattttaataatttattttaaacatgtattttaatttaatatcttgaatcgtcattataatattaatctCACTACTATATTTAAATCTAAAcacatattttaaattaaattttagtcTCATTATTATAGTATTTAATTTGATTGTTGCACTAATTAATCTCATTACCTCAATCTTATTCAACCGACCCAAAGTCTAAGTCGAAAGTAATAAAGAAAAGGTTAGTTATTATGTTAACGTCAAAGAACATAAAACAAGCGGTAAAATACAAGCATTAGCTTTTTTCCATGGAAACACATCTACAAGATTTTCCGATTGATTCTGTTCTGGTCTTCGTCTTCCTATAATACAGTAATACTTTTAAATCAAGGGAGTCAAAAAAAGCCTCCTGAATTCATGGCTCTGCCTAGTCTTCTTTGTCCTTGTCTTACACAACTTTATCAATCTTAGTTATCCATCTTTTTCTCCCTTTTTGCTGATTCTTTCACTTGTAAATATTGTATGGCCGGCCTTCCCCttctgtatttatttttaaaacctaAACGAAAACCAAGCTGATATGAGTTAAAAGTTAAATATCAGATTATAGAAAATCCGAGGCACACAAAGAAAAGAACCCAAAGCTAGGACGTGGGACAACCCCACTTTAAAAtagtgtgtgtgtatatatatatatatatacaccttagTTCTTTCATGTTTTCTATAGCTATTATGATATGGGACTCCTTAGCTTTACTTTGCTGATCCTTGGTTTGTTTCAGCTTGTTTCTGCACAACAGAACACTGATCCAAATGAAGGTCTATAAGCAAAAACCTTTACTTTTTATAGATGTTATGATTATATTTCAACAGTTACTTGCCATTCTAACTTGCATGTCAGTGTTTGGAGTTTGCCAATGTTTATGGAAAAATCTGAATCTTCTTATATGCTTTTATCTTTGTCAGTGGCTGCCCTTAGAACGCTCATAAATTACTGGAACTTGGGAAGTAAGATAAATCTAACCATTGACCCTTGCAACCAAAATGCATCATGGACCTCTGAGGATTCAAATCCTCGTGTTGCTTGTGACTGCTCCAGCAATATTTGTCACATCACTCATTTGTCAGCACCACCAAGGATAATTTTTTTATTCACCATTTTACTTCTGTTTTAGTTTTATTAACCTGAACTGGTTTTAAACATTTGCAGGAAGATTTATGCTTTGGATATCAAGGGTGAGATACCCAAAGAACTATTTGAGCTTAAGGAGCTGATGGACTTGTATGAGACTAAACAATTTTGAACTTTGGTCCCCTTTTTTTTAGCCTTTGTTTGAAATTCATTAACCTGATATCTTACCTTTGATACAGGAACCTCGGTCAGAATGTGTTAAACGGTTCCATTCCGGCTGAAATCGGACAACTATCGAAGATGCAATACCTGTAACTGTCATAACTTGCTAATTTGAAGTTTACTGATGAGCTCATGGATATAATGGACTAATGCATTTTTATGTGTAAAGGAACTTGATTTATCACTAACATCCTTTTGTTTGAACAATTCAACAGAAGCTTAGGCATAAACAATCTAACAGGTGCAGTGCCCCCAGAGCTTGGCAATTTAACCCAATTGAATTCTCTGTTAAGTTCATACCTATCTGcaatttcttgaatatttttcatatttttggtttgttttaaaattaaccaatttaacCAAGTTCattgttacttttttttttttttttttgtgtgttacAGGAGTTTTAGCTCAAACAACTTCTTTGGACCATTACCCAAAGAGCTTGGAAATTTGACATCGTTGCAACAGCTGTAAGTAGCCTAAAATTTGATCTGTTTGACAATATCTCTTGAATGCTTGTGCATGTTACTCGGACTCGGGTCTGAGTCTCACTTGCACATAAGTGAAAACTGAATTAACCActgatataacaaattaaaatctACCCCCAGTTTTAAGAGCTATCATTAACTTATCATGTTTCTATTTGCTTTTAGGTACATTGATAGCAGTGGAGTGAGTGGAGCAATACCTGAAGAGTTTGCAAATTTGAAATCCCTTCAGATTCTGTACTTATCTATTGATTATTGGAAGCAGTCTTTAAAATATATCTTCCTCATAGTAGAAATACAAAAGGAACTTGTTGGAAAGCTTATGTTTTTATGTTGACATGTCAGCTGGGCTTCTGACAATCGTTTAACTGGGAAACTGCCTGAATATTTTGGTACCTTCACAGAATTCAGAGACATGTAAGAATATGGCTTTCATTTTAACTATATGATTCTATCTTCAGAAACCACAGTAGACAATaggttttttatagtttttttcatTGACAGGCGACTTCAAGGAGCATCTCTTGAAGGTCCGATCCCGAGCAGCTTTTCGGCTCTAACGAAATTGGAAGATCTGTAAGGCCTATTTGATTGCCTTTCTTGCAGTGATTTCCCCTTTCTTTTTTATAGAATTCATTTTAACTATATTATTCATTGTATGTTTGATTCATGTTTTTAATTTATAGGAGAATTGGTGATCTAAGAGGGGAAGCTTCATCTCTTGATTTTTTGGATAGCCAAACAAGTTTGTCCACACTGTAAGAGTCTTTCTGTTTTTTCAGCTGTTGTAATTGCTGTCATATATTAATGTCACTTGCAATGTTAAATGCAGATCTTTGAGAAATTGTCGACTGTCGGGACAAATTCCAGAACGTATTGGCAAATTCACCAACTTGAAATACATGTAAGCCTTATTTAGTTCAGCTATGCACTGAAAGAGATTTAATTGTTCAGTCATTACATGACATTCATATTTATCTGGACAAAATCATGATCTCAGGGACCTTAGTTTCAACAAGTTGACAGGCCAAATACCTACCTCTTTCCGGGGATTCTCTTCATTACAGTTCTTGTAAGTCATCTAAAAGCTTCATGTCCTTAAATTTGAATGATCTTATGCGTAGAAACATGAATATCTCGATCCTTAAGTGACTTGAGGGAATAATGAGCAATACAGGTGCAGCATCAATTCATCTGATTATACATATATTGCAGGTATCTTGGAAACAACAACTTGAGTGGGGAGTTAACTGAAGACATGATAACTCCAGAGCTCATTGCACTGTAAGTGTGGTTTCGAGTTATGTCAACGGTTTTCAAGTTGCTTCGCATGACCTTAGGCTTAATTCTCATGACACTGAGTGATTGTTTTTCATTGCAGGGATGTTTCATTCAATCCCCTTTCCGGAAATTTACCAACACAATTCGCTAAGACGAAATCAATGTAAGTTTCATCCTTCCATTTCAACCATATGGGATACCCCTAGTGCTAGCCAAATGCTCATTGATGTTCTCCTGTTGCTCATATTCAGCAATGTTGTTGGAACTTCTATCAATGCAAATGGATTACAGGATAAGTAAGCAAATAATTCCATTCAAATTTGGAGTTGCATTTAATGATTTCTTATGGTATTTTAACTAGCTTTGGCAAATTTATGTCAATGGTGATGAATACAGTAAGGTTTCTGGGATGTTGAACTGCATCCAAGGCAAAACCAAGTGCAAAAACAAGGGCTCATCCAGTGAGTTTAGCCTTCCATGTTCTCCTTTATGTTCTTTTATCATTCTTCAGCATTGTTTACTGAGAATCAACCAATACGTGCAGCTTCATTTTCTATCAAGTGTGGAGGCACTGCTCAAAAGTCTGCATCTGGAATTGAGTTTGACGACGACTCTGAAGCACTCGGAGCTGCCGCATTGTATACAAGCACGGACGAACAATGGGCAGTAAGCAATGCTGGAAATTTCATTTCGAACCCAAAGGGAAATAGATATGTAGCAATGACAGATTCTCAGATAACAGAAACTTTAGAATCAGAGCTGTATAAGACCTCAAGGATCTCACCTAGTTCCTTGAGGTACTATGGCCTTGATCTAAAGAATGGAAAATACAGTGTTGAGCTTCATTTTGCAGAGATAGAAATGGAGGACTCTTCGTCCTGGAAAGGTCTTGGGAGACGCTTATTTGATGTTTACATTCAGGTATGTtggcaaaaaataaaaataaaaaaggaagaaAGTCTATCTTTAGCATTTTCAAGTTGCAGATTATTGATTACTTGATAAATTTGTTTTAAGGGTGAGAAAGTTCTTGAAGATTTCAATATCCAAAAAGAGGCTGGTGGATCCAAAAAAGCCTTGGTAAAAACATTTGAGGCAAATGTGACCAACACAATCATGGAAATTCACTTCTTCTGGGCAGGAAAAGGCACTTGCTGTATTCCATATCAAAGCACATATGGTCCCTTAGTATCAGCAATCCATGCATCTCaaggttaattttttttgttttcccctTCATAATCATTCAATTTTGCTGCATACTAATAAATATTTTTGCAGTATCTGAAGCTGCGGGTGCCTCTTCGAGCCGCAAGCATGTTGGACAAATAGCAGGAATAGTAATCGGAGCTGTCGCCGGCGTTGTTATACTGTCTTCCGTATTCTACTTATGGTGGAAGAAGGATCCACAGGGTCATATGAGAATTTTCACAGACTCACCAAGGAAACCATTAAAATAGTTCCATTGTATACATAAATGGACCATGTCCGTATACATATATGGACGGTTGAAAACTATAATGTAAATGCATTTTGCTTGATGTGGGTATCTCAAGGTGGGATCATATATTAAATTATGTAATCGCTATCTTTCGCTTGCTTAGCCCCACTATTGTGTAATTTTATGAATAAAAAGTTGGGGTTTCTAGTGGCTTTCGCATTAATACTGTTTTtcattgtttttgtttctttcttgGTGTCCGGATATTGGTGAATAAAAGTAGGACCATCTTTGTTTTGTCCAATAATGGACCAGCCAAAAAGTCCCTTCTGATAAAAGTGCCTATAGGGTCCGGATATTTTTTAACAACTTTATTGAAGTAGGGTTCAAATTTTGGTTTActgtaaaataataaacaatCGTGGTGTAACATAGTGATAGCCGAATCACCCTTTGCTTTGCTTTGTAGATTTTTCTTATAAAACACTCCCCAGGTATAGTGTGTATAGGTTGAAATCTATTTCGGacttttttattcaaatttgatTTAAGTTGGGTTCATATCGACCCAAAATCATGTTCCCTGAGTTGCTTATTGGTTGTATAAGGGCTTGTATTACCAAGCCTAGATTCTTTATTGTTGTTAATGAGGTTTATTTCTGGAGCAAAAGGAGTGAGACATGGGACCCTTTGTCCCCCTATGAATATTCTATCAGGACTTCTCAACAAAGCTGGAGATTGGGGAAGTTTTCATTACCATCCTAATGTAAAAGAATTGGTCTCACTCATCTCTGATTCCTTGATGGTCTTTTTGGTCTTTGGGAAAAGCTCTTTGGAGGCAAATGAAGTTGTTAAGAATGCACTGGACTTCTTCTATAAGATGTCAAGACTTCAAATGAACTCTGAAAAATGTGAAATTCGAGGATTGGTCTAGAAGAACTTTCCTGTATTATAGATAGAACTGCCATGAAGATAAGAGTGTTGCTTGTGAGGTATCTTGGAGTTCCATTAGTTACTAGGTGCTCAAGGGAAGGTGAATGTGGTCCATTGGTTGAGAAAGTCACTCAGAGGATTCGAAGTTGGACTACTAAGTTTCTTTCATTTTCAGGTAGATTACAACTCAATTGGTCATCTTTAGTCTTCAAAACTTTTGGTGCATGGTTTTTATTTTATGAGCAAAAGCTCTTCAGAAAGTCACCCAAATCTACAATGTGTTCTTATGGAAAAGAGGTGAGGGACAAGCAAAGGAAGCTGCTAGAGTTAGTTGGAATTCCTAAAGTTGAAGGTGGATTAGGAGTAAAGGACATAAAGATTTGGAATAAAGTCTGTGCTTAAAAGCCTTAAAAAGATTTTATCAAGCAGGCAGGATCAATCTAGGTGGCTTGGTTGAATAATATGATTTAAAAGGTGGAGCGTGTTGCAGTTGCAAACTAAATCAATGGATGTGAAAGAATGTTGAAATTTAGGGAGTTGTTGCATACGGTGAACCATATGCGTCTtgaattattatgtaatagttatAGTATTTTTCATAGTGATAATTGTTTGTGTCCTTAGACTTGAGATCATTATTGTTCCAATACCGTGAGTCGTATGTTTTCACACAATCAAACATTTTCTGTAAATGATTgtactataaagactgatgttgaGTATGTTGCAACCAGTGTAGTGACACATGCTCAAGATAGAATTTATCTCTCCTACATAATGAGAGCAATATCTTAGTCCCCTTAATTGAATATGACTAGAAATGCATGACTATACTCAAAAGAGTTAATATGAGATATCATGCACATTTGTTTATCTTAGTCTACTCAGGAATCAAGAAACAAGAGAATGGACTATACAAGTGCAGTTGTTATGTTAAACCGCGACTTCTTgcaacttaggtagcaatgatgcattatTAAATGTCACTCTTATTTGTAAAATTAGAATTGTTTTAGTGTTACCATCAACGTTGTAGAatcctatagggtcacaccctatagtTGAAATGTTCTGAATCTAAAAAAAGTTGTGATTATATTTAACTATCACATaagttaaattatttataaaaattttcttatgattaatttaatttgacaAAATTAAATATTAGACACAATATATGTACATAATGTACATGCATAAAGAatcaagttaaaataatatatgaattgTGTTTCATACTTGTTTACCAAAAtattaaataatgcaacatgaaAGGAGAAGGTCAATTGAAGATACAAAAGGAATAGCGCTATAATTTTGGGGTTAGTATAGAATGCTCATCCTTACTTCCTATGATGGGAAAGGAAAATTATATGGAAATTCTCTTAGATGGTATCAgacatttttacttaaattaaattcataattaaaaatAGATCGTGCAATATTATTGTTAATACTTCAATAGTAGTAAGGATTTTCTTGTTTCTTTCGTGTTTAATTATTCATCCTTTTAAAAAACACTCACGAATTAATTATATTAGCACATAAATACTTTAATttcgaaaataaaaattaagtcaTTATACGAGTGTAATATCACGGCGAATGAGCTTTTCATTGCGATATAGGAATTTCACCCTCCTCGATCGTCAAGTCATTTCACTTTAAAACTAGTGTTTTCCCTTTAAATTCCTTTTACTTTTTAAAGAGCATTAACAAGAAACTTCTGTCCTCCACTtcctatattttttttttctaattttttattctttaattttattgGATAACATGCTTCTTGTTTTCCTCTAAGCCCTCACACAAACAAGCATTTGCTGACAATTTGAATTTATCCTCGTTTGAACAAAATCTAATAAATTCTTagtatttatgtattttatttattttattcattttaattaaaaataatgaaatttcaAGTATATATTGAAGTTAATATATGTAgttaaataaaaaagttaaattttaaatatttaatatatattttatagaaAAAATTTTGATACATCATTAGTAGAGTTCTTTATACTCCACAAGTAAGTTAAAGATTTGACAAGTGTATTATAAGAtatagataaaaaataaaaataattatataaataaatgtgacACTTATCACAACCTCAATTCATTTATAGAGTCTAAAAACTATAACGATGTATCAAATAATTactcattttcataaataattattaaaaagtaaataaaaaataaaacgaGAAAACATGAACAAAATATAATTGTCAttactaataatttaaaaaattatttaatatatcatttggtATCCGAGTTTGATAGTTTTTCTAATGTGATACAtgtgtttttattattatctaattTGGTACTTGTATTTGACAAAAGATATATATTTTGGACCTAAAGGTAATGATGTTaactttttaatgtttaattcgGGTTTGACAATTGATTTGaaaaagttaattgctaatattattaggtttgaatttttatgattttgttaataaaataaatttagtgttaattatgaatttatttaatttcggtttagagtaaatttttcataaaatctaCTCTAAAACCAAGATTAAACACTAAAATGTTAATATTGTATAACTTTGTTAAATACAAATATCATATTGGACTAAAAATAACACAAACACtacattttgaaaaaaaatgtcaAACTTAAGTATCATATTTGAGTAAAACTCAGTATAAATCATACATGGATTTTCATTCTTTATGTACTCTCATTTATGGACCACCATGTGTAAGTTCTCTATACATTTATTTTGGTTTAGGTTTAGATATattctatttattattttattctaatcgtGTTAATCTTAGCTATGGTTATCCGAtgtatttttataattacaaTTATGATTATACTTGtaacttccaaaaaaaaaaaagcttatgtataataattaaaaatacatcATATTTTATGTATGATTATATTAGAATATAACGtaagttataatttaatttaataataattaaattatttttataactaattaaattattactacttttaattaacatttattaaatataaaaaatgaagAAGATTTTTTTTGATATAATGCCTAAAATTACTTACagtctttttttttaattcttaaataagaggataatgcgttTCAACGCAATCAAATTCTCATCTTCCTATACTGATAATAATGTTGATATCTATCAAACTAAGGCTTAATTAACAAGTAGCCATTACATTAAGAAACCATTTTGTTGAATTGTTTAGCCATTGTGTCTCattaaaaagtattttttaatCTGAGCACTATGTAATGGGTAAGTTAAGCATCTACTTTCTTTATTACAAAGTTTTATTCTCATGTATATTATATAAACCttttttgtttcttcttcttcttcttttgatTTTTGCATAACATTGCCATCGATTTCTCTAGAATTCCCAACTGATCAATGGTTGCTTTTGACACATCCTGAAAACCGCAAATATTGAAGCGGGATTGTGGGTGTTGAGACAGAGTTTAAAACTCTCCATTGATAAATACTTctaagcttgaaaattgaagttgATGCAATTGCCCAtgttagttttatttttaatcttttaacaactaaTTCCTTTCTTGTTACCTTGGTTAATGATTGTAGGATGCTCTTAACTACTATCTCAactattaaaattaaacatatttTTTGTGAAGGTAATCGAAATTCTGATGGTTTGATAAATTTAAAGAGTAGATTCTATTCCAATGTTCCTTCAAACATATTTTGCTTAGATGTGTTCTTTTATATTTGTAATGAAttccaaaaataattattattgtttattaataCGTATGAATCTTCcttactttattttattacttaagAATTTGTAG belongs to Gossypium arboreum isolate Shixiya-1 chromosome 7, ASM2569848v2, whole genome shotgun sequence and includes:
- the LOC108475028 gene encoding probable LRR receptor-like serine/threonine-protein kinase At1g56130, yielding MGLLSFTLLILGLFQLVSAQQNTDPNEVAALRTLINYWNLGSKINLTIDPCNQNASWTSEDSNPRVACDCSSNICHITHLKIYALDIKGEIPKELFELKELMDLNLGQNVLNGSIPAEIGQLSKMQYLSLGINNLTGAVPPELGNLTQLNSLSFSSNNFFGPLPKELGNLTSLQQLYIDSSGVSGAIPEEFANLKSLQILWASDNRLTGKLPEYFGTFTEFRDMRLQGASLEGPIPSSFSALTKLEDLRIGDLRGEASSLDFLDSQTSLSTLSLRNCRLSGQIPERIGKFTNLKYMDLSFNKLTGQIPTSFRGFSSLQFLYLGNNNLSGELTEDMITPELIALDVSFNPLSGNLPTQFAKTKSINVVGTSINANGLQDNKVSGMLNCIQGKTKCKNKGSSTSFSIKCGGTAQKSASGIEFDDDSEALGAAALYTSTDEQWAVSNAGNFISNPKGNRYVAMTDSQITETLESELYKTSRISPSSLRYYGLDLKNGKYSVELHFAEIEMEDSSSWKGLGRRLFDVYIQGEKVLEDFNIQKEAGGSKKALVKTFEANVTNTIMEIHFFWAGKGTCCIPYQSTYGPLVSAIHASQVSEAAGASSSRKHVGQIAGIVIGAVAGVVILSSVFYLWWKKDPQGHMRIFTDSPRKPLK